The following DNA comes from Methanomassiliicoccales archaeon LGM-DZ1.
CAAGATCCAGATGCACGAGGACATGCCGATCACCACCGGCAACTTCGTGAAGCTCGCGAAACAGGGCTTCTACGACGGCACCATCTTCCACAGGGTCATAAACGACTTCATGATCCAGGGCGGGGACCCCGAGGGAACCGGCATGGGCGGCCCGGGATACACCATCGAGGATGAGTTCGGCCACGGGCATTCCAACCAGCCCGGGTACGTCTCCATGGCGAACACCGGCCGCCCCCACACCGGAGGGAGCCAGTTCTTCATCAACACCAACGACAACGGCTACCTGGACAAGGAGAACCCCAGCACCCCCTACGCCCACCCCGTCTTCGGGAAGGTCGTAGAGGGGATGGAGGTCGTCCTGAAGATCCAGAAAGTCCCCACCGACATGAACGACAGGCCCCTCAGGGACGTCGTCATCGAGAAGGCAGAGGTCATCGAGGACTGATCGCCATGGCCGCCGGCAAGGACCGCCACGTGTTCCAGGCCCTGGGACTTACCAGGGTCGTGATCGAGGACGGGAAGGTCGTATCGGTCAGCGAACCGAAGCTTGATTACTGCCCCCTCTTCAAGAAGTTCCGCAACCTCGACCGCATCACCCCCGAGGCCGTGAAGGAGAACGTGGAATCGAGGATCCGCGAGTTCGGCCTGTGCACCGAGAACAGGAAGGTGCGCGACGGCGACTACGTGACGTTCGGGATCTCCGAGATCCTCTCGGCCGCTCTGGCCGCCGGCAGCATCGACGCCGCGGTCATCGCCTGCGACGGGGCGGGTACCGCCGTCGTCACCGACCCAGAGCTCCTCCAGGGGCTCTGCGGGAGGATCTCCGGCCTGGTCGAGACCTCCCCCCTGAAGGTCGTGCAGGATGCGGTCGGGAGGGAGAACATCCTGGACCCGGAAGGCTGCACCATCGA
Coding sequences within:
- a CDS encoding peptidylprolyl isomerase, encoding MATYVVLHTNMGDIKIQMHEDMPITTGNFVKLAKQGFYDGTIFHRVINDFMIQGGDPEGTGMGGPGYTIEDEFGHGHSNQPGYVSMANTGRPHTGGSQFFINTNDNGYLDKENPSTPYAHPVFGKVVEGMEVVLKIQKVPTDMNDRPLRDVVIEKAEVIED
- a CDS encoding DUF2099 family protein, with amino-acid sequence MAAGKDRHVFQALGLTRVVIEDGKVVSVSEPKLDYCPLFKKFRNLDRITPEAVKENVESRIREFGLCTENRKVRDGDYVTFGISEILSAALAAGSIDAAVIACDGAGTAVVTDPELLQGLCGRISGLVETSPLKVVQDAVGRENILDPEGCTIDPLRGADMAAARYGKFAVTVANPHDAAAIRKRYGDRAVVAAVHSSAIGPKGAQLYFDNCDLVTACASAPIRKEAGSRDIVVAGNKVEIYGVTDIGKKLVIDKLASLGRKPYDGGPLDEPRPLLNADLLSGDE